The sequence AGTGTTTTAAGACATTGTGAAGCAGGCACATTGAAAAACCGACTGACTTCTTCAATGGTTTTTTGCTGCGGTGTATCGGTCAATGCCATGGCTTGAGAGGGCGGGTTTCTGGGTTCAGCAGGGGCAAGCGCCTCTGCTTTTTCAACGTTTGCGGCGTACTGACTTTCAGTTGAAAAGGCGATGGCGTCTTCGCCTGAGTCGGCTAATACGTGAAACTCATGGGATACCGCACCGCCAATGGATCCGGAATCGGCAATTACAGCTCTAAAGCCTAAGCCCAAACGTTTAAACAGGTTGGTGTAGGCCTGATACATTTGATCATAAGTTTCCTGCAACGAGGCTTCATCCAAATGAAACGAATAGGCATCTTTCATGATGAATTCGCGTGAACGCATCACTCCGAATCTCGGCCTGATTTCATCTCTGAACTTGGTTTGAATCTGGTAATAAGTAATGGGTAATTGCTTGTAACTTTTTATTTCATTGCGGGCCAGATCGGTAATGATTTCTTCATGCGTCGGTCCCAGGCAGAAATCGCGTTTGTGACGGTCTTTAAGTCTGGCCAATTCGGGACCGTATTTTTCCCAGCGTCCGGTTTCCTGCCATAATTCGGCTGGTTGAAGGGCGGGCATCAAAACTTCAAGCGCTCCGGCTTTTTCCATTTCCTCGCGGGTATATTGCTCGACTTTGCGCATAACGCGCAGTCCCAACGGTAACCAGGAGTATAAGCCTGCTGCTAATTTGCGGATCAGACCCGCTCTGATCATCAGCTTATGGCTGACTATTTCTGCATCGGCAGGTGTTTCTTTTACAGTATTCAGTGGAAATTGTGATGTACGCATCTCGTTGAGGGATTTTTAATAAAAAAACACATTTTATAGAGTTATAACCCGATAAGTCATCCTGCTTTTACTGATAAACCAATTCGAGCTTAGTTTCAAGCTGTCGTTTGATTCTCAATAGGAAGAGTTACCGTAAAAATACTGCCGGTTCCCAACTCACTTTGAACAGAGATGCGTCCATTCATGATTTTCAGCAGTTCTTTGGTAATAGTCAGTCCTATCCCTATGCCTTCTTGAATTGCGTCATGATTATTCAATTGGATAAATGGTTCAAAAATTCTATCCATATCTTCCTGCGCAATGCCATAGCCGGTATCGGCTACGGTCAGATAAAGTTCGTTTTCCGAGGCATCCACAATAAATTGGATCTGACCATTTTCGGTGTATTTGAAGGCATTATTGAGCAAATTACATAAGATTTGACGGATACGTTTTTCATCACCTTGGAGTTTGGCGGGTGCATTATTAATTGTTGTGATTAATTCCAGATGTTGTTTTTCTGCAATCAGTTGATAAATCGCATTGATATCATTGACAAAAGCCGTAAAGTCAAAAAGTCCGTTAACAACCTTGGTGTTGTTGGTTTCGATTGCCGTAAAATCAAGTATATCGTTGATTAAACCGAGCAAATCCTGACTGCATTGCCTGATGATATTGATGTGTTGTTTTTCGTTATCACTCAAATCCGTATTGTTTTGAAGCAATTGTGTGAATCCCATGATGCCGTTTAAAGGTGTCCTCAATTCATGGCTGATTTTTGCGAGAAAATGATTTTTTGCAGTATTCGCATTTTCGGCTGTATTTTTGGCTTTCAATAAATCGCGGGTTCTTTCATTCACAATGCTCTCTGTGATGGCATGACGCCCGGTTAGCGCCAGCAATCCAACGCCCATAACACTTATAAAAAATAAACCGCACGTAAGATACCACCACAACGACCAATGGTATTGAGCGTGAATATGGCTTTTGTCATGAAAAAAATTGACCAGCCAGTTTTGATCAGCCAATTTAAATTCATGCTGAATCTGTCGGTCAATTGACTGGTTTTTTGCAAGCGCATGAACATTGATGACCCCAATTTTTTTATCAAGTACATCTATGCTGATATGTATCCCTTCCGTCATTAATCCGGTAAAAGCAGAATCCAGCAACTCAGGCAGCATAACCATCGAAAGGGCTACACCGATCAGAGCCTTTTTATTAGTGTTTGAATTGTTATAGACAGGGGTCAGAATAACCACTTGTTCATCGATAAATTTAATTAACGCTGCCGGATTTTTTGCTGATTCAAATGGGCTGAAAAACTTAAAGTATGAGTTCGGGTCATTGAGTACGGTGGAAAAAAAATCACGGCTATTTTCTGGTTCAACTAATTGGGGAATCAGACTTTTAATTTCTGATCCTTGCGAAGCTATTGAAAATAATGCCAAGGATTTAAGTTCATGATACTGTTGAAAAAAAGAGTGCGTAAAAAATGAGAAACCGGCTTGATCAAATGGTGAAGTGCTTACTGCAAATAAGTTGCGCATTCCGTAAACAATTTGCAAATGATTGTTAAGGCGTTCATTAATCAATTTGACTAACGAAAGGGTTTGACTCTCAAATTCTTTTGCATGTCTTCGGTTTTCATCCTCCTGTATAAAAAGAAAACTGCCTGAAACAATGAGAAAACTAAGCAATAAAGGCGTGCCAACAGTATTTAACCGGGATCGCCAAATTGAGTGAGATTTGGCAAATAAAATAAGGGCAAGCGGAGTAAAAACCAATACGCCTATGGTGTCGCCGACCCACCAGCTAAACCAGTTAAACGGAATATCTGCAGGAAAGATAACCTTCATGCTGACCATTAGCGAAATACCTAGGGTTGCCGGAATCAGGCAACTGACAGGTCCACCCAACGTAAAAAATAAAACAATCTTTTGGGTTTCGAGTAATGGATTCGGTAAACCAATAAGGTGCTTGATTAACCTGTAGCCTGTGTAAGCGCAGGCAGTTGCGCCTATTCCTGTGCCTGTATAAATCAGACAAGCATGAGGGCTGAAACCAAACGCCCAGGCACTGATAGAAAAATTGCCCAGAAAAATACCGGGCAGCACCCGAGGTCCTTTTAGAACTATCGCCGCCAAAGCGATACCGGCCGGGGGCCAAACGGCGCCTGCATTGCTGGGGGGGACTGCCAATTCAAGGCCTATTAAACCCAGAATGAAATAAGCGCACATTACGAAGATGATTAAAACACAGGTATGGAAGATATCCACCGGATTAAATCGTAACGTCATAATGAATTGAGTGAGGTATGAAAAACCCTGATTGTGCTTGACCTGAGTGACTTAATGTCAAGCCGATACTGCGTTGATATTCAATTTTAATATTCTACACTCAAAACTTAGCAATCTATTGAATACATGTTAACGTCATAGATCCAGATGGCCGTTCAGGTTATCGGTTAACATTCACTTTTATGTTTATGAACTGAGCCTTCATTTTGGGAATACCCGATTTGCTCTCTTTTTCAGGAAGATATCTTAACTCTATTCTTAACGCTTCAAATACCAAAAAAATGAATCAAAAAACTCATTATTTTGGACTCTTTGCGGAGTCCACTTTGATCAACTGGCATCAAAAGGGCTTTGTTAATTGGCTGCTTTCATTAAAATTCCTGCTTTTTCGATCCGTCAAAGGATTTGTTGCCGATTTTTGTCCTTTACATGCCTCAGCGCTCACGTTGTACAGTCTATTATCGATTGTACCTGTGTTTGCTTTATTGTTCGGAGTAGCCAAAGGTTTCGGCTATGAAATTCATCTAAAACAGCGATTGCTAGAACAGGTGCCTAATCAGGAAACGATGCTGTTGCAAGTTTTGGGGTTCGCAGAAAATATATTGGCAGAAACCAAAGGGGGGCTCATTGCCGGAATAGGTATTGTTGTTCTTGTATGGTCCGGCGTAAAAGTGATGAGTAATATTGAGGATGCTTTTAATGCCATTTGGAAACTTAAACAATCCAGGCCGCTGCAAAAAAAGTTGACTGACTATATTTCGTTCATGTTTTTAGCTCCGGTATTAGCTCTTTCGGCCAGCAGTATGACTATTTTTTTAAAAACACATATTTTAGACTGGCTTGCCACTTATTACCTGCCTGAGTTGGGCGTGGCTCTGATTACCTGGATTTTCGGTCTGTCGCCCTTGGTCATCATGTTTATTTTGTTTACTAGCCTTTACCTGTTTATACCGAACCAAAAAATTGCTTTAAAGTCCGCTATGTTGGGCGGTATTCTTGCCAGTTTGCTTTACCAGATTTTGCAATGGAGTTATTTGTCATTACAAATCGGCGTGTCAGGCTACAATGCAATTTATGGCAGTTTTGCCGCTTTACCCTTGTTTCTCATTTGGTTACAAGCGGGCTGGATGATTGTGCTGTTTGGCTGCGAAGTCGTTTTTTTTCATCAAAATCCAGACGATGAACACTTAACAACCGGTTCATTGAGTGTCAATCTGGAAAAAGCAATTGCCTTACAACTAACCCGGCTCATTTTGCTAGCCTTTATTGAACGAGACCCGCCTTATTCGATTGATCAACTTGCTGAAGCATTAAAAATACCTCCCGGTACCATTAAAGAGTTGCTGACCAAACTGATCCATGCGCGATTGATTGTTGAGCTAAAGACCGAGGTGGGACGCGCCGCTGTTTTTCAACCCGCCATGGAAAGCACCCAGCTTACGGTTGCACATGTTCTGGAGGCTATTGATAGCCAGGGAGTCAATGAACTGCCGGAAATGAGGCATGTCAAGGGCGCAATGCAGTTTATCAGGCAAGTTCAACAACAATTCAGTCAAAATACCCAACATCTGCTGGTTAGAGATTGGCAAAATCATGATCAAGAAAAGTAAACTTCATTACATCCTGACTGTTTACCAACTATTATTGAGTCAGTTTCAGTGTTAACTATTTTTTCGTAATTCTATTCACCTCCCCCCTTTTTCAAAGAGGGGACTGAATAGTTATATTTTTCTTTATAGGCATGTAAGGCTTTATGACAAATGATACCAATAGAAGGAGGCATGCCAGGTTAGTCCATCGGGCATTGGTCAAGGTGACTTATTCCTCCGGCAATTCTGCACAACTTAAAATGAATGATTTTTCAGAGAGTGGTTTGTTTATTTTTTGTCCAACCGAATTGCCTCAGCTGGGTGAATTAATGAGTGTGCAAACACTGGAACTGGATGACGCGCCAGTATTGAAAACCAAAGTAGTCAGGTTAATACCGGGCAAAGGCTTTGCTCTGGAATTTATCCTTTAAAAGAAGATCATTCGGAATTTAATTCACTGTTTTGATAAACCTTTTTATCCAGGGTTTTCTCACTACCTGAAACGATACAGGTTACTACTGCATCTCCGTTGACATTGACAACAGTTCTTATCATATCCAGCAAGCGGTCTATGCCTATTATCAAGCCGATTCCTTCTACAGGCAGGCCGACCTGATTTAATACCATGGCGAGCATGATCAAGCCGACACCGGGAACTCCGGCTGTGCCAATTGAGGCCAGTAAGGACATGCCGATTACGGTTAAATACTGTTCTAAAGTCAGCGAAATATGATAAACATTGGCAATGAAAACAGTGGCGACACCCTGCATGATTGCAGTTCCATCCATGTTAAACGTAGCCCCTAATGGAATGGTAAACGATGCCGTGCCGGTATGAACTCCCAGTTTTTTTTCCACGGTTTGCAAGGTAACCGGCAGGGTGGCGTTGGAACTGGCTGTGCTGAATGCAAAAAGATAAACAGGACGCATTTTCTTCAAAAAAATCCAGGGGCTCAGTCGCGTGTTGACATACAGCAGCAGATTCAGCGTGACGATGGAATGCAGGAGCAAACAAGCAATCACGGTGAGCGCATAGCCGAGCATGGGCATGATGAGGGTTAAACCCTGTTCGGAAAATGTTTTTGCCATCAGGCAAAAAACACCCAACGGAGCGAAGCGCATGACTAGCGTAACCAGTGACATCATTACCTCGTTGACCATTGACACATAACCGGCCAATTTTTTACCGGTATCTCCGGTTTTTAACATGGCAATGCCGAAGAACAGAGAAAAACAGATGATTTGCAGCATTTCCCCCTCAGCAAATGCTTTAACCGGATTGCCGGGTACCAGATTAATCAATACTTCATTCAGAGAAGGGGCGGGCGGCGGAGTAAAAGCCGTGTGATTGATGACGGTCTCAAAGTTTTGCCCGGGTGAAACTATCGCTGCAATCGCCAAAGCCATCGAAACGGCCAAAGCGGTAGTCAGCAAATACCAAAAAATGGTTTTACAACCTATTCTTCCAACGGCACCGGCATCCCCGATGGCATTAACGCCCTCAATCAGCGAAAAAGTGACCAGAGGCACCACCAGCATTTTTAAAGCATTGATGAATAGTGCCCCCGATACATAAAAAAAGCCGTTAACCACATAGGTAGCCACAAAAGAGTGATCGATTGCAAAGTTATTGATCAGTGATCCGATAAGAAGGCCCAACCCCATACCGATCAGGATTTGTGTGGTAAGCGGAAGCGGTCGTTTCATGGTTTAGCCTTAAGAGTGAACGAACTGCCATTATGCATGGGCTGCAGGAATTATCGATAGAGTTTGCGTAAACGGTGCCAAACCCATTTCATAAAGCACTGTTCGCCTCAGGCAGAAGTGTCATCCCGGCAGAGATTGCCGGGATGACGGCAACTATTAATTCAAACACAGTTCCCAAACAAGCCTGGACAATCCTATAAAAACTGGGAAACTTCAGTTTAGTTATGCTTGTCTTGCCGAGTAATAATAGGACCTGATTAGCAAGATGTTTTCAGCTCAATCCATAAGCCCGTCATGCCCGTCTGGAAACGGGCATCCAGTGCCAAGTATGGTAAGCTTCGAGCTATCCCTGTGACCTGGATTCGCTTGCGCGGTCTGACGGCTCCGGCAATCCCTGCCGGAATGACGCGCTCATAGCTTTTTAATAAGTGAACAAATTGCTTTAATCGCCGATTCGTCCAGTTCTCCGGTTCTTTTTTGCTGGGAACATAGCGCGCCGCGAAAGCCCAAATAATCGGGTTTTAATGACTTTAATGCAGGAATATCGGCAACTCGCAGTGAGCCCGCCAACCCGCATATAAGATGGTTAGCGGCGGCTTGTTCGACAAAGTTTTGAATGCTTTTTTGCGGCATCATATCGGTTAGTGAACCTTTCTGTTTATCCATCGTATCCAGCATCACACCGCGAAATCGAGCGGACTTTATTTTGCTTAAGATGCCGAGTTCAGGTTGCGTATCCGCAAATAAAACAGCAATCATGTTGATCCCGGCATTGCCTAGGTCAGCCAGCGCATCAAGAGTTGCGTTCCAGTCGCCACCTGGAAAAAAACCGATTTTAACAAAGTCGACGCCCGTTTCAGCTTTGGCAAGAACGGCGGAAAAAATAGTCTGTGGGTGCATGGGCAAATCGCCGATGGTCGCACTGATCTGGCGTTGACCATTGATGGCTTTGACTATCGTTTTTATGCTTTCTATCTCAAGGTCACCGAGTGCACCTTGGGCCGGGTCTTTGAGGTCAATAATATCAACTTCGTACTGAAGCGCCTGTAATGCCTCTTGCAGATGGGTGACACTGGCTAGCATTCCGGTCATGGTTTACTCTCTTGCTGGTATTGAGCGATGGCCTCCATCAGCCATTGCCACGCTTCTAATTCAACCGGCCCTGCCGTTTTTTCAAGACCTATGCGTAAATAATCGAGTTCGCTTTCAATTTTTTGATGAGTCAATCTATCAAGCCGGCTGACCAGTATTGCTGCTTCAAGAACGGCGTATTGTGCTCGGTTGAATCCCGTAAACGGTCTGTGATTGACAGTATGTAAGGCCTGACAGAATAATTTCGGACGAACGGGGTCATCTTCCACGCGCAGTAACTTAACTTCAGAGTGGGCGAGGGTGTTTTCGAGGACGTGACCTGTGACTTTTTCCGCCATTTTTAAGGGCCAATTGCGGCGTCCGGTTAAACAGCCTGCAAATATGCGCACATCATCGCTGAAATTGATGATGGCCGTTTGCGTTGACAGCAAATTCGTCAAAGTTGTAGAAGGTCGAAAAGGCAAAATAATGAACAGATCATCCTGTTTATGGATACCCATAGGAGCGATATGGACTTCGCCTGAGCAATTTTGAGTCGTGACGATGGTTTCAAAAATCATAATTCGAAGTAAGTACTATCGTTAGCCATCAAAACGTTAAGCGTTGTGATGTTTTGGAGAAAATAATCAAGGAGAGCTTAACCTGCCACGTTTTTAGCTTTATTTTTGTAATGTGGAACCTGCCGGTTTGAATTGATGTAAGTCAACGGTGTTTTCTTTTAGATCGACAGCACACCCCCATTGTAACGGTTCATCTTGAGTAAAGCGCTTGCCGAGTTGCCAGGCTATTTGCGCACGGGCTAATTCCACGCCCAGGTAAAAGGCATGACCGCCATCGCTTGCTACATCAAGCTTGGGGTATAAATCAAACGGGTCTTGCGCGGTATGGATGCCATCACGGTTAAAAATATGGATACCGTCCGAACTGGTTTGAATTCTGAAGCTGGGGTCCCTTATTTGCTCGGCTAATTCTTTGATTTCTACCGCCGAATAGGGAAAAGGGGCGGTTTCATGCAGTGCCATTAAGCCGTTATCAATATGTTTTGGCAGCCTGTCCTGTTGTTTGGCGGCATACATGATGCGTCTAGCGAGATCCGCTTCTTTAATCGCTCTGCAGGCATGCCTGCTGACTTCGGTTGTTAAAATATGGTTAATATCGAGTTCTGAACAAATACCGAGTAACAGTGCATTCATGCCTGGGGTATCGGCATGCGTCAGTTCGGTAATATTGCCAACGCCCAACATCATTTCGATACCGGGATAACGCTTTCTGACTGCATGATAGCGAACGAGCGAAGCGGTAAATCCAAAATGGATAGGGTCCAGAATCGGATCGGCTATGAAAGGCTGGTTGTTTGCTTGCAGCGTTTCAATCGACCGGTATAAAGAATCGAGATCTTCATGTGTCTCGGGGATAATGACAGGTACGGCCTCGACTTCGCCGGCAATCCAAAGACTGCTTTCGTGCAGACTGAGCAAATAATCGGCACCGGCTTTACCCCCTCTCAGCAGATCTTCGGATGTTAAAGAATCGACGCTGACCAGAAATCCGGCATGTTTTAGCGCCTGAATGGTCTCCTCCATATGCGGAAATGGAGTGCCCGGCAAGCACCCGATATCGATGACATCGGCACCGTTGTCACGGTAATAAGACGCTCGCTGCAAAATGGTTTCTATGCTGACGAAGGGCGCATCGACAATTTCGGCAAACACTTTGACCGTGTAATGGCTGATATCGATTTTATGTGCTGCCTTGCCAAAATATTGGGGCAGATCCTTTAACTCATCAGGACCGCGTTCAACCGGCAGGCTTAAGTCAGTGGACAGTTTGTCTATATCTCCCCGGCAACGTCCGGGAACGATTATGCGATCCGCATTAAACGTATCGGTCAACCGCCTGGTAATCATATCCGTGGTCATAAGCGCCGCGACTTTGATACCCAGTTGATGCACCGTATAGGTGAACTCCGGTTGCATTTGTTCCAGAATGCGGTGTAATTGCTTTTCTGCCAGTTTTCCGGTTAAAAAGAGAATATGCTCGCTCATGCCAGCGTCTTTAATCGTGCTTGCACGGCTTCAATCAGTTCATCCACGCTTTCAACCACCTGTGTGTAGGGAAATGTTCGAATTTTATCCGTTGCTTCAAGGTCTATCGGCCGGGGATAAACCATTACTTTGCCCCCGGGTGCTGTGGTTTCCATTTCAGGCGCAATATCGCAAGGATAAACAATACTGGGAACTCTGCATTTTCCGGCTTGCGAGTAGAGGTTGGTAACCAACGAATCAGCGATGCCCAATACACATTTGGCAACGGTATTGGAGGTCGTCGGCGCCATTACAAAAGTGTGATAATAACCCTTGTAGAATAGTCCTACAGGGGGTGAAGAGGCGGTTTTATCGCGATAGACCGGCATTTTTTCGCGAACAGTGTCCAGCTTGATGCCGTACATTTTCAACACTTCTTCTCCAGCTAAACTGAGGTACAGATCCACGCAGTCCAGGGTCAAAATAAATTCCAGGCATTCTTCTATATAGTGGCCTGAACCGGTAACAGCCCAAGCTAAACGCGGATGATCCATTGCATAAGTTAAGCGATTAAAAGACACGCATTATACCTTAATCATGACCCTGATTAATAAATGAGGCATTAAAGTGAATATTGTTGAGAATACCAAGCCCATGATTATGGGTATTTTGAATGTCACTCCTGACAGTTTTTCTGACGGCGGACGGTTCAATGGGGTTGCCGAAGCCCTGGAGCAATGCCGCAAGATGATAGAGCAGGGGGCTGACATTATCGATATTGGGGGTGAATCGACGCGCCCTGGGGCAGACCCGGTATCTGAGGAAGAGCAAATTCGGCGCGTCGTTCCGATTATTGATGCGATAAGACTGCAGTTGAACGAAACCATTCCGATAAGTATCGATACAACACTACATCGCGTTGCGGCTGCGGCGCTGGATGCCGGAGCGACACTGATTAATGATATTTCTGCCGGTTTTGATGATGAATTGATATTCGATGTTGCCGTACAAAAACAAGTCCCCCTCATTTTGATGCACCGGCAGGGCACACCTAAAACGATGCAGGAAAGTCCATTGTATTTAAGTGTTGTCAGGGAAGTACTGGACGGATTGATGCAACGGGTCGAAGTGGCGATCAGCAGGGGTGTCGATAAGCGTCAACTGGTTATTGATCCTGGCATAGGCTTCGGTAAGCGTAAACAGGATAATATTGATTTGTTGGCACACCTGGACCAATTTGTAGCGACCGGTTATCCCGTTTTATTGGGCACAAGCCGCAAACGTTTCATGGGGTCAATTTGCGATGTGAACAATCCTGAGGAATTGGTAACAGCCACAGCAGTGACGACTGCATTGGGTGTTATGAATGGAGTTAAATATTTTCGCGTGCATGATGTTAAAGAGAACAAACAAGCATTAGACGTGGCATGGGCAATTTATGGAAGCCGTCAGATTTGAATGCCGTATTTTTCAAATAAACTGTACAGCGTAGGCCGGGTTACTCCGAGGAGTTGGGCCGTTTTGGATATGTTATTGTCGCAATGAGTTAGTGCCCGTTTAATCGCAGCCGTCTCGGACTCTTCTCTCACTTCTCTGAGATTGAAGGGCGATGACGGTTTGTCGTTGATCGTTATTTCAAGGTCTTCCAGGCTAACCAAAGGCTCGTTAGACATAATAACCGCTCGTTTGATTTTGTTTTCTAACTGGCGAATATTACCTGGCCAGTCAAAGGTTTCGATTGCAAGAGCCGCTTCTTTGCTGAAACCCCGGATTGTTTTTTTATGTAGCTCACTGAATTTTCGGAGCAAGGCTGTTGCTATGACGATAGCATCACCTTCGCGTTCTCTGAGCGGAGGAATATTGATCACCATTTCACTGACGCGGTAAAAAAGGTCTTCTCTGAAGGATCCCCTGGTAATCAGTTCCTGAATATTTTGATGCGTTGCGCAAATAATTCTGACATCGACCGGGATTTCTCCCCTGCCGCCCAAGCGTTCGATTTTTCGCTCTTGTATAAAGCGTAATAGTTTGGATTGCAGTGAAAACGGCAAATCGCCGATTTCATCAAGAAAGAAGGTTCCTCCGTCTGCGTATTCAATTTTGCCTTTGGTTTGTTTGGTCGCACCGGTGAAGGCCCCTTTTTCATAACCAAAAAGTTCGCTTTCAAGAAGACTTTCCGGTATTGCCGCACAATTGACCGCAACAAAAGGCTTGGATGAACGATCGCTGAGATCATGGATGGCTTTTGCAAGCAATTCTTTGCCTGTTCCTGTTTCGCCCAGTAATAAGGTTGTAATTTGTGTAGGTGCAATTTTCTCCACCGTGCGGGATAGCGTTTGCATCTTTTTACAGGATGCAATGATACCGTTCAAAGGCTCTTTGTTTTTTTGCTGAAGCCGGACATTTTCCTTTTCTAATTCGTCCAGATGAAAGGCTCTCTGGATAATGGTTTTCAAAACATCCAGATCAATCGGTTTTTGATAAAAATCATACGCACCCAATGACACCGCTTCCAGTGCATTTGACCGATCATCATTACCGGTGACTACTATCACTTTGGTTAAAGGTGCCAGTTCAAGAATTTCTCTTAACGTCTGCAATCCCTCGCTGGCATTGGTAGGATCGGGTGGCAGCCCTAAATCGAGCGTAACAACGCTGGGCATGAATCGCCTCAATGCGATAATGGCATCCTGGCGATGACCGGCAATGACTGTTTGATAATCTTCAAAGCTCCATTTAAGTTGTTTTTGCAATCCAGGGTCGTCTTCAATTATCAATAATATTTTTCTATCTTCCATTAATTTGGTCCTTAACTGCTGTGGTACTCAAGTTTGTTACTGTTCTACAGGTTTGTAGATGGGGAGTTTTATCGTAAATACTGAACCCAGGCCCGGATTGCTCTCAACATCAATTGTTCCTGATAGTTTGGTCACGTAGTCTTTCGCTTCGTAGACACCAATGCCCATTCCGGCGTTGCCCTTGGTGGTATCGAAAGGTTTAAACAAACGAGTGGCGATAAATTGTTTATCCATACCAATTCCGCTATCGATTATTTTGATGGTCACGTCTGCGTTGTCGTTGAATAATTCTAGCCTAACAACGCCATTTTGGGGTGTCGCTTCCTGAGCGTTTTGCACCAAATGGCCTAATACTGCAGTCATTTTAGCTTGTTCGCCTATGACTCTCACTGATGTATCGCTCATTTGATTAATGATTTGAAGGCCAGGATTGTTGCAGGATTGTTGAATAGCGACATCTTGTACTATCTCAATCAAATCAATCAAAGTTCTGGTTTCCGAATGAATATTGCCTTTTCTGAGTTGATCGATGACGTGTTGCATTTTATCGGCAACATTTTTTAATGTATCGATGGAATCATCAATGAATTCAGGATTCCTTTTGTGCCTTTCGGCATTCTTAACAATTAAAGCAATCTGGGCAACTTGGTTTTTCAGATCATGAACAATGAAGGCAGACAATCG comes from Methylicorpusculum oleiharenae and encodes:
- a CDS encoding (5-formylfuran-3-yl)methyl phosphate synthase, with amino-acid sequence MTGMLASVTHLQEALQALQYEVDIIDLKDPAQGALGDLEIESIKTIVKAINGQRQISATIGDLPMHPQTIFSAVLAKAETGVDFVKIGFFPGGDWNATLDALADLGNAGINMIAVLFADTQPELGILSKIKSARFRGVMLDTMDKQKGSLTDMMPQKSIQNFVEQAAANHLICGLAGSLRVADIPALKSLKPDYLGFRGALCSQQKRTGELDESAIKAICSLIKKL
- a CDS encoding PilZ domain-containing protein, which produces MTNDTNRRRHARLVHRALVKVTYSSGNSAQLKMNDFSESGLFIFCPTELPQLGELMSVQTLELDDAPVLKTKVVRLIPGKGFALEFIL
- a CDS encoding dicarboxylate/amino acid:cation symporter, translating into MKRPLPLTTQILIGMGLGLLIGSLINNFAIDHSFVATYVVNGFFYVSGALFINALKMLVVPLVTFSLIEGVNAIGDAGAVGRIGCKTIFWYLLTTALAVSMALAIAAIVSPGQNFETVINHTAFTPPPAPSLNEVLINLVPGNPVKAFAEGEMLQIICFSLFFGIAMLKTGDTGKKLAGYVSMVNEVMMSLVTLVMRFAPLGVFCLMAKTFSEQGLTLIMPMLGYALTVIACLLLHSIVTLNLLLYVNTRLSPWIFLKKMRPVYLFAFSTASSNATLPVTLQTVEKKLGVHTGTASFTIPLGATFNMDGTAIMQGVATVFIANVYHISLTLEQYLTVIGMSLLASIGTAGVPGVGLIMLAMVLNQVGLPVEGIGLIIGIDRLLDMIRTVVNVNGDAVVTCIVSGSEKTLDKKVYQNSELNSE
- a CDS encoding YhjD/YihY/BrkB family envelope integrity protein — encoded protein: MINWHQKGFVNWLLSLKFLLFRSVKGFVADFCPLHASALTLYSLLSIVPVFALLFGVAKGFGYEIHLKQRLLEQVPNQETMLLQVLGFAENILAETKGGLIAGIGIVVLVWSGVKVMSNIEDAFNAIWKLKQSRPLQKKLTDYISFMFLAPVLALSASSMTIFLKTHILDWLATYYLPELGVALITWIFGLSPLVIMFILFTSLYLFIPNQKIALKSAMLGGILASLLYQILQWSYLSLQIGVSGYNAIYGSFAALPLFLIWLQAGWMIVLFGCEVVFFHQNPDDEHLTTGSLSVNLEKAIALQLTRLILLAFIERDPPYSIDQLAEALKIPPGTIKELLTKLIHARLIVELKTEVGRAAVFQPAMESTQLTVAHVLEAIDSQGVNELPEMRHVKGAMQFIRQVQQQFSQNTQHLLVRDWQNHDQEK
- a CDS encoding DUF6513 domain-containing protein; this translates as MSEHILFLTGKLAEKQLHRILEQMQPEFTYTVHQLGIKVAALMTTDMITRRLTDTFNADRIIVPGRCRGDIDKLSTDLSLPVERGPDELKDLPQYFGKAAHKIDISHYTVKVFAEIVDAPFVSIETILQRASYYRDNGADVIDIGCLPGTPFPHMEETIQALKHAGFLVSVDSLTSEDLLRGGKAGADYLLSLHESSLWIAGEVEAVPVIIPETHEDLDSLYRSIETLQANNQPFIADPILDPIHFGFTASLVRYHAVRKRYPGIEMMLGVGNITELTHADTPGMNALLLGICSELDINHILTTEVSRHACRAIKEADLARRIMYAAKQQDRLPKHIDNGLMALHETAPFPYSAVEIKELAEQIRDPSFRIQTSSDGIHIFNRDGIHTAQDPFDLYPKLDVASDGGHAFYLGVELARAQIAWQLGKRFTQDEPLQWGCAVDLKENTVDLHQFKPAGSTLQK
- a CDS encoding DUF447 domain-containing protein codes for the protein MIFETIVTTQNCSGEVHIAPMGIHKQDDLFIILPFRPSTTLTNLLSTQTAIINFSDDVRIFAGCLTGRRNWPLKMAEKVTGHVLENTLAHSEVKLLRVEDDPVRPKLFCQALHTVNHRPFTGFNRAQYAVLEAAILVSRLDRLTHQKIESELDYLRIGLEKTAGPVELEAWQWLMEAIAQYQQESKP
- a CDS encoding ATP-binding protein, with amino-acid sequence MTLRFNPVDIFHTCVLIIFVMCAYFILGLIGLELAVPPSNAGAVWPPAGIALAAIVLKGPRVLPGIFLGNFSISAWAFGFSPHACLIYTGTGIGATACAYTGYRLIKHLIGLPNPLLETQKIVLFFTLGGPVSCLIPATLGISLMVSMKVIFPADIPFNWFSWWVGDTIGVLVFTPLALILFAKSHSIWRSRLNTVGTPLLLSFLIVSGSFLFIQEDENRRHAKEFESQTLSLVKLINERLNNHLQIVYGMRNLFAVSTSPFDQAGFSFFTHSFFQQYHELKSLALFSIASQGSEIKSLIPQLVEPENSRDFFSTVLNDPNSYFKFFSPFESAKNPAALIKFIDEQVVILTPVYNNSNTNKKALIGVALSMVMLPELLDSAFTGLMTEGIHISIDVLDKKIGVINVHALAKNQSIDRQIQHEFKLADQNWLVNFFHDKSHIHAQYHWSLWWYLTCGLFFISVMGVGLLALTGRHAITESIVNERTRDLLKAKNTAENANTAKNHFLAKISHELRTPLNGIMGFTQLLQNNTDLSDNEKQHINIIRQCSQDLLGLINDILDFTAIETNNTKVVNGLFDFTAFVNDINAIYQLIAEKQHLELITTINNAPAKLQGDEKRIRQILCNLLNNAFKYTENGQIQFIVDASENELYLTVADTGYGIAQEDMDRIFEPFIQLNNHDAIQEGIGIGLTITKELLKIMNGRISVQSELGTGSIFTVTLPIENQTTA